The following proteins are co-located in the Marinomonas profundi genome:
- a CDS encoding LysR family transcriptional regulator: MSAKNYSLGQVGDYEIKQLKVFKTVVDCGGFSAAETSLNIGRSTISLHISNLEARLNLVLCKRGRGGFSLTEEGVIIYKMTENLLESLDAFRTTVNNLNASLTGQLRLALSDKVSLDPRSHFPELIQRFSTEAPEVSITTNVASMSNIERMILNDEADIGFIPYHRKLDGLSYVHLYSDDCYLYCGKQHPLATMSFAEQEAQADKYPATHAGLKPHEAVSEQISHMNLTAISYFYDSRLALILSGKYIGFLPEQYALPYVEKGDIVKVSPHDRSYTLGVAVICKKTTQPNKPRELFLKVLHQTVEELVVAPY; the protein is encoded by the coding sequence AAAAGTGTTTAAAACCGTGGTGGATTGCGGTGGCTTTTCAGCAGCGGAAACCTCTCTTAATATTGGTCGTTCCACCATCAGCTTGCATATCTCCAATTTAGAAGCGCGCCTCAATTTAGTGCTCTGTAAGCGTGGGCGTGGTGGATTTTCGCTGACCGAAGAAGGCGTCATTATCTATAAAATGACCGAGAACCTACTCGAATCACTCGATGCCTTTCGAACCACGGTCAATAATCTAAACGCCAGCTTAACTGGACAGCTTCGCCTCGCCCTTTCCGATAAAGTCAGCTTGGATCCTCGCAGTCATTTTCCTGAACTTATCCAGCGCTTTTCGACCGAAGCGCCTGAAGTGTCTATCACCACTAACGTGGCGTCGATGTCGAACATCGAACGGATGATTCTGAATGATGAGGCAGACATTGGCTTCATTCCTTATCACCGCAAACTGGATGGCCTAAGTTATGTGCATTTGTACAGCGACGATTGTTATCTTTACTGCGGGAAACAGCATCCATTGGCAACCATGTCGTTTGCAGAGCAAGAAGCGCAAGCGGATAAATACCCCGCCACCCACGCAGGCTTAAAGCCACATGAAGCGGTCAGCGAGCAAATTTCTCATATGAACCTCACCGCCATTTCGTATTTTTATGACAGTCGCCTCGCGCTTATTTTATCGGGTAAATATATCGGATTTTTGCCAGAGCAATACGCCCTGCCTTACGTTGAAAAAGGCGACATCGTTAAAGTCTCACCGCACGATCGCTCTTATACTCTCGGTGTGGCAGTGATTTGCAAGAAAACCACCCAGCCCAACAAGCCTCGTGAATTGTTCTTAAAAGTGCTTCATCAGACCGTTGAAGAGCTTGTCGTGGCGCCTTATTAG